One Rubrobacter naiadicus genomic region harbors:
- a CDS encoding aldo/keto reductase: protein MEKRAFGRTGMQITPIGFGSWAIGGSGWAAAWGPQDDGEAIGAIRRAVELGINWIDTAAVYGLGHSEELVARALEDIPESERPYVFTKCERRWDERGNVYGSLKKDSIKRECEDSLRRLGVDAIDLYQIHWPEPEEDIEEGWEAMAELKEEGKVLHIGVSNFDVSQMERCQKIAPIETLQPPYSIIRRGIEDEILPYCRDHGIGVIVYSPMASGLLSGRMTRERVENMPDDDWRKRAPDFNEPRLSRNLALVELLREIGADHGGYSPAEVAIAWTLRHPAVTAAIVGGRRPEQVDGVVGAADLTLADEDLSRIESFLKENP, encoded by the coding sequence TTGGAGAAACGTGCTTTCGGCAGGACCGGTATGCAGATAACCCCCATAGGCTTCGGGAGCTGGGCCATCGGCGGGAGCGGGTGGGCGGCCGCCTGGGGGCCCCAGGACGATGGGGAGGCTATCGGGGCGATAAGGCGCGCCGTCGAACTGGGGATCAACTGGATCGACACCGCCGCCGTCTACGGCCTCGGCCACTCCGAAGAGCTCGTCGCCCGCGCCCTCGAGGACATCCCCGAGTCCGAGAGGCCCTACGTCTTCACCAAGTGCGAGCGGCGCTGGGACGAGAGGGGCAACGTCTACGGCAGCCTGAAGAAGGACTCCATAAAGCGGGAGTGCGAGGACAGCCTGAGGCGTCTCGGGGTGGACGCGATCGATCTCTACCAGATCCACTGGCCCGAGCCCGAAGAGGACATCGAGGAAGGCTGGGAGGCGATGGCCGAGCTGAAGGAGGAAGGCAAGGTCCTCCACATCGGGGTCTCGAACTTCGACGTCTCCCAGATGGAGCGCTGCCAGAAGATAGCCCCCATCGAGACGTTGCAGCCGCCCTACTCGATCATCCGCCGCGGGATAGAGGATGAGATCCTGCCGTACTGTCGCGATCACGGCATCGGCGTGATCGTCTACTCCCCGATGGCGAGCGGTCTCCTCTCGGGCCGGATGACCCGCGAGCGCGTCGAGAACATGCCCGACGACGACTGGCGCAAGCGCGCCCCCGATTTCAACGAACCGCGCCTCTCGCGCAACCTGGCGCTGGTGGAACTGCTGCGCGAGATCGGCGCAGACCACGGGGGGTACTCTCCGGCCGAGGTCGCCATCGCCTGGACGCTGCGCCACCCGGCGGTCACGGCGGCCATCGTCGGCGGACGCCGCCCGGAGCAGGTGGACGGCGTGGTCGGCGCGGCGGATCTCACGCTTGCGGACGAGGACCTCTCCCGCATAGAGTCTTTCCTGAAGGAGAACCCTTGA
- a CDS encoding aldo/keto reductase: MSGALRPRELGRTGLRVTPLCYGCAPLGSMPETFGYGVSEEQALATLREIFRGPVNFIDTAASYGDGESERRIGLALKELGGLPEGFVLSTKADRDLSTGEFSGEQMRRSVERSLRLLGLNRLQIVHLHDPEHTTFEEAMAKGGPVETLMELKDEGVIEHLGVAGGPVDMMIRYVETGCFELAITHNRYTLLDQSAAPLLDVAASHGVAVLNAAPYGGGILARGPEEYPRYAYSEAPPRLLERARRIAEVCREAGVPLAAAALQFSLRESRIASTIVGVSSLEHVRATLELAATPIPDALWDDLEDAAGF; this comes from the coding sequence TTGAGCGGCGCCCTGCGGCCGCGCGAGCTGGGTCGGACGGGCCTGCGCGTCACCCCTCTCTGCTACGGCTGCGCTCCTTTAGGGAGCATGCCCGAGACCTTCGGCTACGGTGTATCCGAAGAGCAGGCGCTCGCCACGCTGCGCGAGATCTTCCGCGGCCCCGTCAACTTCATCGACACCGCGGCCTCCTACGGCGACGGGGAGAGCGAGCGGCGCATCGGGCTCGCCCTGAAGGAGCTCGGTGGTCTCCCGGAGGGTTTCGTCCTCTCGACCAAGGCCGACCGCGACCTCTCCACGGGGGAGTTCTCGGGGGAGCAGATGCGCCGCTCCGTCGAGCGCAGCCTCAGGCTCCTCGGCCTGAACAGGCTGCAGATCGTCCACCTCCACGACCCCGAGCACACCACCTTCGAGGAGGCGATGGCGAAAGGAGGGCCGGTCGAGACCCTCATGGAACTCAAGGACGAAGGCGTAATAGAGCACCTCGGCGTCGCCGGAGGGCCGGTGGATATGATGATCCGCTACGTAGAGACCGGTTGCTTCGAGCTGGCCATAACCCACAACCGCTACACCCTCCTCGACCAGAGCGCGGCTCCTCTGCTGGACGTGGCGGCCTCGCATGGGGTGGCCGTCCTCAACGCGGCGCCCTACGGCGGGGGTATCCTCGCCCGCGGCCCGGAGGAATACCCCCGCTACGCCTACTCCGAAGCCCCGCCACGGCTGCTCGAGCGCGCCCGGCGCATCGCCGAAGTGTGCCGCGAGGCCGGCGTGCCGCTTGCCGCGGCAGCCCTCCAGTTCTCCCTGCGCGAGAGCCGCATCGCCTCGACCATCGTCGGCGTGAGCAGCCTCGAACACGTCAGGGCCACCCTCGAGCTCGCCGCCACCCCCATCCCCGATGCACTCTGGGACGATCTGGAGGATGCCGCTGGCTTCTGA
- a CDS encoding aldo/keto reductase, producing MRYRELGKTGMRVSEVSIGTWAFGGDWGEVDDEESYATLNRAVDLGVNFFDTADVYGDGRSERLLGRLLAEREEEIFVATKAGRRLDPHTAGGYTYDNLARFAERSLKNLGVEALDLLQLHCPPTAVYTQDETFEALDRLVEQGVVKNYGVSVEKVEEAKLALDYPGVKTVQIIFNIFRQKPSGEFFPLASGRNVGVIARVPLASGLLSGKMRPDREFSPDDHRNFNREGQAFDRGETFSGVDFQTGLAAAEELKGLVPEGYTLAQLALRWILMHPEVSCAIPGAKRPDQLEENLAASEMPPLSIEEMDRIREVYDRSIRPQVHHLW from the coding sequence TTGAGGTATCGTGAGCTTGGAAAGACCGGAATGCGGGTCTCGGAGGTGAGCATCGGGACCTGGGCCTTCGGGGGAGACTGGGGAGAGGTGGACGACGAGGAGTCCTACGCCACCCTCAACCGCGCGGTGGACCTCGGGGTGAACTTCTTCGACACCGCCGACGTCTACGGCGACGGCAGGAGTGAGCGGCTTCTGGGCAGGCTCCTCGCGGAGCGCGAGGAGGAGATCTTCGTCGCCACCAAAGCCGGGCGGCGCCTCGACCCACACACCGCCGGAGGCTACACCTACGACAACCTCGCCCGCTTCGCCGAGCGCAGCCTGAAGAACCTGGGGGTCGAGGCCCTCGATCTGCTGCAGCTGCACTGCCCGCCGACCGCCGTATACACCCAGGACGAGACCTTCGAGGCGCTGGATCGCCTGGTGGAGCAGGGGGTGGTCAAGAACTACGGGGTGAGCGTCGAGAAGGTCGAGGAAGCTAAGCTAGCCCTCGACTACCCCGGCGTGAAGACCGTCCAGATCATCTTCAACATCTTCCGCCAGAAGCCGTCCGGGGAGTTCTTCCCCCTCGCTTCCGGGCGGAACGTCGGGGTGATCGCGCGCGTGCCGCTCGCGAGCGGGCTCCTCTCCGGCAAGATGCGCCCGGACAGGGAGTTCTCCCCGGACGACCACCGCAACTTCAACCGCGAGGGGCAGGCCTTCGACCGCGGAGAGACCTTCTCCGGGGTGGACTTCCAGACCGGGCTCGCCGCCGCCGAGGAGCTCAAAGGGCTCGTGCCCGAGGGATACACCCTGGCCCAGCTCGCGCTGCGCTGGATCCTGATGCACCCCGAGGTCTCCTGCGCCATTCCGGGTGCCAAACGCCCGGACCAGCTCGAGGAGAACCTCGCCGCTTCGGAGATGCCGCCGCTCTCCATCGAGGAGATGGACCGCATCCGCGAGGTCTACGACCGCAGCATCCGGCCGCAGGTACACCACCTCTGGTAG
- a CDS encoding type 1 glutamine amidotransferase domain-containing protein → MAGELRGKKVAILLAPKGTEQVEFNEPKRALEEAGASVDVVGVETGDVQTMNHDTEPGDTFTVEKAFSEVSAEDYDGLVVPGGCVGADQLRANEEAVGFVRSFFEQGKPVGVICHGPWTLVEADVVRGRRLTSYWSIKTDIRNAGGEWVDEEVVTDGGLVTSRHPGDLEAFCSKVIEEFAEGRHEAQTRSV, encoded by the coding sequence GTGGCAGGAGAGCTTCGGGGCAAAAAGGTCGCGATACTGCTCGCGCCCAAGGGTACCGAGCAGGTCGAGTTCAACGAACCCAAGAGGGCACTAGAGGAGGCCGGGGCTTCCGTCGACGTCGTCGGCGTCGAGACCGGAGACGTTCAGACGATGAACCACGACACCGAGCCCGGAGATACCTTCACGGTCGAGAAGGCGTTCTCCGAGGTCTCCGCCGAGGACTACGACGGTCTCGTCGTCCCCGGCGGCTGCGTCGGCGCCGACCAGCTGCGCGCAAACGAGGAGGCGGTCGGCTTCGTGCGGTCGTTCTTCGAGCAGGGCAAGCCGGTCGGGGTGATCTGCCACGGTCCCTGGACCCTGGTCGAGGCCGACGTGGTGCGTGGCAGGAGGCTGACCTCCTACTGGAGCATCAAAACGGACATCCGCAACGCCGGGGGCGAGTGGGTCGACGAGGAGGTCGTCACCGACGGCGGGCTCGTGACCAGCCGCCATCCGGGTGATCTCGAGGCCTTCTGCTCCAAGGTCATCGAGGAGTTCGCCGAAGGCCGGCACGAGGCTCAGACGCGGAGCGTTTGA
- a CDS encoding 4a-hydroxytetrahydrobiopterin dehydratase, producing the protein MSDLASKTCVPCKGGTPPLKGKELEELARQVPEWEVVDEHHLRREFRFEDFQQALEFVNRVGELAEEQGHHPDISFGWGRVELTVFTHKIDGLTESDFIFAAKVDRLPGASS; encoded by the coding sequence ATGTCCGACCTCGCGAGCAAGACGTGCGTGCCCTGCAAGGGCGGGACCCCGCCGCTCAAAGGTAAGGAGCTCGAGGAGCTGGCCCGGCAGGTCCCGGAATGGGAGGTGGTAGATGAGCACCACCTGCGCCGGGAGTTTCGCTTCGAGGATTTCCAGCAGGCGCTCGAGTTCGTCAACCGTGTCGGCGAGCTGGCCGAGGAGCAGGGGCATCACCCGGACATAAGCTTCGGTTGGGGTCGGGTGGAACTCACCGTCTTCACGCACAAGATCGACGGGCTGACCGAGAGCGACTTCATCTTCGCCGCGAAGGTGGACCGGCTCCCCGGAGCTTCCTCGTAG
- a CDS encoding metallophosphoesterase gives MGAEDERFLEDRVKVLGEDALVVFVSDCHIGGDPGCDGFEAAEELTQLVEDISTHEGPVELVLAGDFLDLLLVGEPAAGKDRAGIILERPEYERLFEALRRFSRSKDRRIVYLPGNHDAEVWWNERARGSLEEGIGVDEFALSYLVGLRGRDGERYTVYCEHGDQFDPPNRVDDYSSPLSTPLGFHIVRDFERRIVPLGRISRNLDLSEMRDVRPLSAIPQWMSSKYFYNVLGSITGKLMLPFMLLYLFYRAAAFFSTVSDDAPRIFYKAYLLVPRVDAAIKDAVFFVSITLLLFAALVLLLGRTLRRFVSAMHEVNTDSGVGPSQEQRIDELVVQGRRPPMLDRDVPYIDAFVSGHTHTPDLRVLDRHDGRRTIVANSGCWLRWLTPIRAWLKGPPVFVPTFMLTHVRVFVRGTRLRVELWQHPKPTALQLTRLERLATFGKRPRQPAPGAKPRLLGAAETFADFGAVGRRVGEG, from the coding sequence ATGGGTGCGGAAGACGAGAGGTTTCTGGAGGACCGGGTGAAGGTCCTCGGGGAGGATGCGCTGGTCGTCTTCGTCTCGGACTGTCACATAGGCGGGGACCCCGGGTGCGACGGGTTCGAGGCCGCGGAGGAACTCACCCAGCTCGTCGAGGACATCTCCACCCACGAGGGGCCGGTCGAGCTGGTCCTCGCGGGGGATTTCCTTGATCTGCTGCTGGTCGGAGAGCCGGCCGCGGGAAAGGACCGGGCCGGGATCATCCTCGAACGCCCCGAGTACGAGCGTCTCTTCGAGGCGCTGCGCCGTTTCTCTCGGTCCAAGGACCGGCGCATCGTGTATCTGCCCGGCAACCACGACGCCGAGGTGTGGTGGAACGAGAGGGCCCGCGGTAGCCTCGAAGAGGGGATCGGGGTGGACGAGTTCGCGCTCTCCTACCTGGTGGGGCTGCGAGGGAGGGATGGGGAGCGGTATACGGTCTACTGCGAGCACGGGGATCAGTTCGACCCCCCGAACCGCGTGGACGACTACTCTTCGCCGTTGAGCACCCCGCTCGGCTTCCACATCGTACGGGATTTCGAGCGCCGGATCGTACCCCTCGGCAGGATCTCACGCAACCTCGACCTCTCGGAGATGCGGGACGTCCGTCCGCTCTCGGCGATCCCGCAGTGGATGTCGAGCAAGTACTTCTACAACGTGCTGGGGAGCATAACCGGGAAGCTCATGCTTCCTTTCATGCTCCTCTACCTCTTCTACCGGGCCGCGGCGTTCTTCTCCACGGTCTCGGATGATGCGCCTCGGATTTTCTACAAAGCATACCTGCTCGTTCCCAGGGTAGATGCGGCCATAAAGGATGCCGTCTTCTTCGTCAGCATAACGTTGCTTCTGTTCGCCGCGTTGGTGCTGTTGCTCGGGCGTACGCTGCGCCGGTTCGTCTCGGCGATGCACGAGGTGAATACGGACTCGGGCGTCGGGCCGTCCCAGGAGCAGCGGATAGACGAGCTCGTCGTCCAGGGCCGACGCCCTCCGATGCTCGACCGCGACGTCCCGTACATCGACGCTTTCGTCTCCGGTCATACCCACACGCCCGATCTGAGGGTGCTCGACCGGCACGATGGACGACGGACGATCGTCGCGAACAGCGGCTGCTGGCTGCGCTGGCTCACCCCGATTCGGGCTTGGCTGAAGGGGCCGCCGGTCTTCGTTCCCACCTTCATGCTCACCCACGTGAGGGTCTTCGTGCGGGGGACCAGGCTCAGGGTGGAGCTCTGGCAGCATCCCAAGCCCACCGCCCTGCAACTCACCCGGCTGGAGCGGCTGGCCACCTTCGGCAAGAGGCCCCGTCAGCCCGCTCCGGGGGCGAAACCGCGTCTGCTCGGGGCCGCCGAGACTTTCGCCGACTTCGGAGCGGTGGGGAGGAGGGTTGGCGAAGGGTAG
- a CDS encoding MGDG synthase family glycosyltransferase, whose amino-acid sequence MAKGRETGPDGSPAGRVLILTAAVGSGHVVAGEALGEELGRAGWEVELRDGLEIMSPVPAERLGGMYVGQVRHLPRPLALLLWTISFRGTADLVRVSVGALFGGRLLEVVRTTSPDLIVSTYPLVTAALGHLRRRGRITVPVAALVTDYGVHPMWVSPALDVHLVASEVSAGMVERAGGKATVVRMPLREGFRRPLSREEARRTLGLPLRVPVALVVGGAWGIGDLAGCVRTVAETRACHVVAVTGRNEVLRRRLQHEYAGRDDVRVVGWTEEMPLLMSAADFLVQNAGGVTCLEAAALGLPVLLYRPIPGHGAINARAMERAGVALWARSAGELEAIIRGRTFERAVHPPSVEWLPAAPDVLSALRANWRRW is encoded by the coding sequence TTGGCGAAGGGTAGAGAGACCGGGCCGGACGGCTCTCCCGCCGGGCGCGTCCTCATCCTCACGGCCGCCGTAGGGAGCGGTCACGTTGTGGCCGGGGAGGCGCTCGGGGAGGAGCTCGGGCGGGCGGGCTGGGAGGTGGAGTTGCGCGACGGGCTCGAGATCATGAGCCCGGTGCCGGCGGAACGGCTCGGCGGGATGTACGTGGGGCAGGTGCGACACCTGCCGCGTCCTCTGGCGCTGCTCCTGTGGACGATCTCCTTCCGGGGGACCGCGGACCTGGTCAGGGTCTCGGTCGGGGCACTCTTCGGGGGTAGATTGCTCGAGGTGGTCCGTACTACGTCTCCCGACCTCATCGTCTCTACCTACCCGCTCGTCACGGCGGCGCTCGGGCACCTGCGGCGGCGTGGCAGGATCACGGTGCCGGTCGCAGCGCTCGTGACCGACTACGGGGTGCACCCGATGTGGGTCTCGCCCGCGCTGGACGTCCACCTCGTAGCCTCGGAGGTCTCGGCCGGGATGGTCGAGCGGGCGGGGGGGAAGGCGACCGTGGTGAGGATGCCGCTCCGGGAGGGTTTCCGGCGACCTCTCTCGCGGGAGGAGGCCCGGCGGACGCTCGGCCTGCCGCTGCGGGTTCCGGTCGCGCTCGTCGTCGGTGGAGCGTGGGGGATAGGGGACCTGGCGGGTTGTGTGCGCACCGTCGCGGAGACACGGGCGTGCCACGTCGTGGCGGTGACCGGGCGCAACGAGGTGCTGAGGAGACGCCTGCAGCACGAGTACGCGGGGAGGGACGACGTACGGGTCGTCGGGTGGACGGAGGAGATGCCGCTCCTCATGTCCGCGGCCGACTTCCTCGTCCAGAACGCTGGGGGCGTCACCTGTTTGGAGGCGGCCGCCCTTGGGCTCCCCGTGCTCCTCTACCGGCCCATACCCGGCCACGGCGCCATAAACGCCCGCGCCATGGAGCGGGCCGGCGTCGCCCTCTGGGCGCGGTCAGCCGGTGAGCTGGAGGCGATCATCCGTGGGCGCACCTTCGAGAGGGCCGTGCATCCTCCTTCCGTGGAGTGGCTCCCGGCGGCACCGGACGTTCTCAGCGCACTCCGCGCGAACTGGCGGAGATGGTGA
- a CDS encoding MGDG synthase family glycosyltransferase, with amino-acid sequence MTQGHHILILTAGAGGGHKAAGEALSGELASAGHHVLVEDGLNLMSGWIERLAVSSYRKGLTRGSTGRLPTSWGMAFKVTSNRHGSRMIHRLTSSPAFTKELRALLRSSAPDLVVSTYPLVSAAVGRLRRSGELPCPVAALITDYGAHPLWVASGVDLNLVPSRISAGLVERAGGKALAVRIPTRASHARVDRRRAREDLGVPQEGASVALISGGAWGAGNLGETTRTVLGCGWHAIVATGGNEALMRRLRDLLEGEERVLILGWRKDMAQVMAASDCLIQNAGGMTALEAIDLGVPLVSFDPIAGHGEYNARIMEEAGVALWARDTRALEEILTAGHPPAPQREEGLPSAVEALENLLARSR; translated from the coding sequence ATGACCCAAGGACACCACATACTTATACTCACCGCCGGGGCGGGAGGAGGGCACAAGGCCGCCGGTGAGGCCCTCTCCGGCGAGCTCGCCTCAGCCGGGCACCACGTCCTCGTCGAGGACGGTCTGAACCTCATGTCCGGGTGGATCGAACGGCTCGCCGTGAGCTCCTACCGGAAGGGCCTCACGAGGGGCTCGACCGGTCGGCTCCCGACATCGTGGGGGATGGCCTTCAAGGTCACCTCCAACCGACACGGGTCGCGCATGATCCACCGTCTGACGAGCAGCCCGGCTTTCACGAAAGAGCTGCGGGCCCTTCTGCGCTCGTCCGCCCCCGACCTCGTGGTCTCGACCTACCCGCTCGTGAGCGCGGCCGTGGGCCGTCTGCGCCGCAGTGGGGAGCTTCCCTGCCCAGTCGCGGCGCTCATCACGGATTACGGGGCGCACCCTCTGTGGGTCGCCTCGGGCGTGGACCTCAACCTCGTCCCCTCCCGCATCTCGGCCGGTCTGGTCGAGCGAGCGGGTGGCAAGGCCCTGGCGGTGCGCATCCCCACACGCGCGTCGCACGCCAGGGTAGACCGCCGAAGAGCGAGAGAGGACCTGGGCGTCCCGCAGGAAGGGGCGTCCGTCGCCCTGATCTCGGGTGGAGCCTGGGGAGCCGGGAACCTGGGGGAGACGACCCGCACAGTGCTTGGGTGCGGCTGGCATGCAATCGTGGCGACCGGCGGAAACGAGGCACTGATGAGACGCCTGCGGGATCTGCTGGAGGGCGAGGAGCGCGTGCTCATCCTCGGCTGGCGCAAAGACATGGCGCAGGTGATGGCGGCCTCGGACTGTCTGATCCAGAACGCCGGCGGGATGACGGCCCTGGAGGCGATAGACCTCGGCGTGCCGCTCGTCTCCTTCGACCCGATAGCCGGCCACGGCGAGTACAACGCCAGGATCATGGAGGAGGCGGGGGTGGCGCTCTGGGCGCGCGACACGAGGGCTCTCGAAGAGATACTCACCGCCGGACATCCCCCCGCCCCGCAGCGCGAAGAGGGCCTGCCCTCCGCTGTCGAAGCCCTCGAAAACCTCCTGGCCCGCAGCCGATGA
- a CDS encoding phosphatase PAP2 family protein: protein MNPKGAGGRGGPRHTRRGGRDAWGASFLGASALLLLAAFAVLAYVVSRGATRSLDVAVMMEVHGVFSPSIEGLMVAATTLGYYSVVTVLLAVCVVLFYLRGLRWYALYMPVCTVGDMVLTTIVKDTVERIRPHLFHFPGYPIPHSFSFPSGHADMAVAFYGVLALLLARLLSGGWRWLVLAAGVLLVLVIGFSRIYLGVHYPSDVLGGYLLAGFWASLTGSAFVLLQERF from the coding sequence ATGAACCCGAAGGGAGCGGGCGGCAGAGGTGGGCCGCGGCATACCCGCCGCGGGGGGCGTGATGCGTGGGGTGCCTCCTTCCTGGGGGCCTCGGCCCTCCTTCTACTCGCCGCGTTCGCCGTGCTCGCCTACGTCGTCTCCCGCGGTGCGACCCGCTCGCTCGACGTCGCCGTCATGATGGAGGTGCACGGGGTGTTCTCTCCCTCCATCGAGGGGCTCATGGTCGCAGCGACCACGCTCGGGTATTACTCGGTGGTCACGGTGTTGCTCGCGGTCTGCGTCGTCCTTTTCTATCTGCGGGGTCTGCGGTGGTATGCCCTCTACATGCCGGTGTGCACCGTCGGGGACATGGTTCTCACCACCATCGTCAAGGACACCGTGGAGAGGATCAGACCGCACCTCTTCCACTTCCCCGGATATCCGATCCCGCACTCCTTCTCCTTCCCCAGCGGGCACGCCGACATGGCCGTGGCCTTCTACGGGGTGCTCGCGCTCCTGCTCGCCCGACTACTCTCCGGTGGCTGGAGGTGGCTCGTGCTGGCGGCCGGGGTGTTGCTGGTCCTCGTCATCGGCTTCAGCAGGATCTACCTGGGGGTTCACTACCCCTCGGACGTGCTCGGCGGCTACCTGCTCGCCGGATTCTGGGCCTCGCTGACAGGGAGTGCCTTCGTGCTCCTGCAGGAGCGCTTCTAG
- a CDS encoding glycerophosphodiester phosphodiesterase yields MEFPFDSTVAVAHRGAHGEGRPENSLAAVERTAEIGARAVEFDVVALRDGRLVVSHDEPTGERAESLPDMEQFLRVVAGSDMILNLDWKRRGGEERACGMLRRYGLLERTLVSSTDRRVIARFKQEAPGVATGISLAQRRTSAAEAAREVSRVVRESRADAAMLEYRGASEEMVRVLRGAGVGVFLWTAPDQETYSELASLKPDGIATDAIEQQLDPQHRL; encoded by the coding sequence ATGGAGTTCCCCTTCGATTCGACGGTTGCTGTGGCTCACAGGGGGGCGCACGGGGAAGGGCGACCGGAGAACTCTCTTGCGGCGGTGGAGCGCACCGCGGAGATAGGTGCGCGGGCGGTGGAGTTCGACGTCGTGGCGCTCCGGGACGGAAGGCTCGTCGTCTCGCACGATGAGCCCACAGGAGAGAGGGCCGAAAGCCTGCCGGACATGGAGCAGTTCCTCAGGGTGGTCGCAGGCTCGGACATGATCCTCAACCTCGACTGGAAGAGGCGCGGGGGGGAGGAGCGGGCCTGCGGGATGCTGCGCCGGTACGGGCTTCTGGAGAGGACGCTCGTCAGCTCCACGGACCGCCGGGTGATCGCCCGTTTCAAGCAGGAGGCGCCGGGGGTCGCGACCGGTATCTCGCTCGCGCAGAGAAGGACATCTGCGGCGGAGGCCGCTCGTGAGGTGAGCCGGGTGGTGCGGGAGAGCAGGGCGGATGCGGCGATGCTGGAGTACAGGGGCGCCTCGGAGGAGATGGTGAGGGTTCTGCGCGGTGCCGGGGTGGGTGTGTTCCTCTGGACGGCCCCCGACCAGGAGACCTACTCGGAGCTCGCCTCTCTCAAGCCCGACGGCATCGCGACGGACGCGATCGAGCAGCAACTCGACCCGCAGCACCGCCTGTAG
- a CDS encoding 3-hydroxyacyl-CoA dehydrogenase — protein sequence MQTRDGVFIVTGGGSGLGAATARMLVGEGAGVVIAEINEEAGEKTTSELGGRATFVRTDVTDEESVKAAVEAARRMGTLRGLINCAGIGPAARVVSRKGVHDLGLFTRTIQVNLIGTFNAIRLAGAVMAENEPTRDGERGVIVNTASVAAFEGQIGQAAYSASKGGVVSMTLPIAREFARYGIRVVSIAPGIFDTPMLAALPEDARESLGRQVPFPARLGRPEEYAALAKHIIENQMLNGEVIRLDGAIRMAPR from the coding sequence ATGCAGACAAGAGATGGTGTGTTCATCGTTACCGGTGGGGGATCCGGGCTCGGGGCTGCCACGGCGCGCATGCTGGTCGGTGAGGGGGCGGGCGTGGTGATCGCCGAGATAAACGAAGAAGCCGGGGAAAAGACGACCTCGGAGCTCGGTGGGCGGGCAACCTTCGTCCGCACCGACGTCACCGACGAGGAGAGCGTGAAGGCGGCCGTCGAGGCGGCGCGGCGGATGGGGACGCTGCGCGGGCTCATCAACTGTGCGGGGATAGGCCCCGCAGCACGGGTGGTGAGCCGCAAGGGCGTCCATGACCTGGGGTTGTTCACCCGCACGATACAGGTCAACCTGATCGGCACCTTCAACGCCATCCGACTCGCAGGGGCGGTGATGGCCGAGAACGAGCCCACCCGGGACGGGGAACGCGGGGTCATCGTCAACACCGCCTCCGTCGCAGCTTTCGAGGGACAGATCGGGCAGGCCGCCTACTCGGCCTCCAAGGGAGGGGTGGTCTCGATGACGCTCCCCATAGCCCGCGAGTTCGCCCGCTACGGCATCCGCGTCGTCTCGATCGCGCCGGGCATCTTCGACACTCCGATGCTCGCGGCGCTCCCCGAAGATGCCCGCGAGTCGCTCGGCCGGCAGGTGCCGTTCCCCGCGCGCCTCGGCAGGCCGGAGGAGTACGCGGCTCTGGCGAAGCACATAATCGAGAACCAGATGCTCAACGGCGAGGTCATCCGGCTCGACGGCGCGATCAGGATGGCTCCCAGATAG
- a CDS encoding NlpC/P60 family protein, which produces MGRLARFWAAAVTSAFFFCLLSGVALAASYSQVVDNATPGRFRASSAWGTSSYSPQKYGANYRFTTPKAVSDAAAFRVRIPASGSYRVYARWPSSPGYNPSAPVGIKTASGMEWVRVDETRNGGRWVLLGTFRMNAGDRYSILFSRWTGSPGYIVADAVKIVAVGAGATGGGSVTGEDVLAEAKTWLGVPYLYGGASRQGVDCSGLTMEVYAHFGIYLPHSAAAQYSYGTAVSSPGPGDLVFGDFDGSGTIGHVGIATGDGRMIDAPYPGTVVRYDPIYPQYTVGYKRLVPTGTSAAQGRTLHRAFAVSRPARLPVDEDSRAARSRG; this is translated from the coding sequence ATGGGACGTCTCGCACGTTTTTGGGCTGCCGCCGTCACCTCGGCCTTCTTTTTCTGTCTCCTTTCGGGCGTGGCCCTCGCCGCCTCTTACTCTCAGGTCGTGGACAACGCGACCCCGGGCCGCTTCCGGGCCTCGAGCGCCTGGGGGACGAGCTCCTACAGCCCGCAGAAGTACGGGGCGAACTACCGGTTCACCACCCCGAAGGCGGTCTCCGACGCCGCTGCGTTCAGGGTCAGGATACCGGCTTCCGGCAGCTACAGGGTCTACGCCCGATGGCCCTCGAGCCCGGGCTACAATCCTTCTGCTCCCGTGGGGATAAAGACCGCCTCGGGCATGGAGTGGGTGCGGGTGGACGAGACCAGAAACGGTGGGCGCTGGGTGTTGCTCGGCACCTTCAGGATGAACGCGGGGGATCGCTACAGCATCCTGTTCTCCCGCTGGACCGGATCTCCCGGGTACATCGTCGCGGACGCCGTGAAGATAGTCGCCGTCGGGGCCGGAGCCACCGGCGGTGGTTCCGTCACCGGAGAGGACGTGCTGGCCGAGGCGAAGACCTGGCTGGGGGTGCCGTACCTCTACGGTGGGGCTTCGCGGCAGGGCGTCGATTGCTCGGGGCTGACGATGGAGGTCTACGCCCACTTCGGCATCTACCTGCCTCACTCCGCCGCCGCGCAGTACTCCTACGGAACCGCGGTCTCGAGCCCCGGCCCCGGGGATCTCGTCTTCGGCGACTTCGACGGTAGCGGCACGATAGGACACGTCGGCATAGCCACGGGCGACGGCAGGATGATCGACGCCCCCTATCCGGGGACGGTCGTGCGCTACGATCCCATCTACCCGCAGTACACCGTGGGGTACAAACGTCTGGTCCCGACCGGCACCTCCGCCGCTCAGGGCAGGACCCTGCACCGTGCCTTCGCCGTCAGCAGACCGGCGCGCCTGCCGGTGGACGAGGATTCCCGGGCGGCCCGATCCAGAGGTTAG